DNA from Magnetospirillum sp.:
CCCGTCCACGGCCGCCGCATAGCCCATCAAAGCGCCCCAATTGAAGGCAAGGCCCAGAAAGAACTGCGGCCACCACGTCACGCGCTTCATCAGCGGATAGGTGAAGACGAGGACGAGCGAGGCAACGCCGAGCCAGATCGCGGTCGCCGACAATTGCAGCAGAATGACGAAGCTCGCGAGCAATTGGACGAGCAGGAAAAATGCCGCACGCTTGGCCGAGACCTGGCCCGACGGGATCGGCCGGTCGGCGGTGCGCGCCACGGCCGCGTCGAAATCGCGGTCCACGATGTCGTTGTAGGTGCAGCCAGCCCCGCGCATCATCACGGCCCCGAGGCCGAACAACGCGAACAGCCACGCGGTGTCGGCCAGCGGCAAGGCGCCGAGTGCGATCGACCACCAGCACGGAAAAAGCAACAGCCACGTGCCGATCGGCCGGTCGAGCCGAGCCAATCGCGCATAGCCGCGCAAAGCGGGGGGCAGAAAGCGATCGACCCAGCCGTTTTTGGGAATGTCGCTGGCAGCGTCTTTGCTGCGCTCGCCCTTGCTGTCTTCGAGTGTCGTCATTCGGTGCTTAAACTAGCACGGTAAAAGCCGTCAGGTCGAAAGCCGCTTTTCGAAAGGGGCGACAGGGTAGCCCCCCTGTTGCGCGTTCCCAGGCGATACGATAATTGGTCGGATGGGGATAAGCGTCGAGGGGCAAACATAGCAGCATGGGAAAAAGCGCACGCAAGATGGCGCCGAACGCGAGCGCTGCACAGCGCCCGGCCGCACGCCTCTATCGTGCCGCCGCTATCGCTGCGGGCGAAACGACGCTCGACGCGGCCGCCGCCCATTATCTGCGCGACGTTTTGCGCCTGGTACCCGGCCAGATCGTCGCCTTGTTCAATGCGCAGGACGGCGAATTCGCTGCGCGCATTACAAGCTACGACAAAAAGGCAGCCCATCTCGTCGTCGAAGAACTCTTGCGCGCACCCGAAACGGACGAGGCGGATATTTGGCTCGTCTTCGCGCCGATCAAACGCGCGCACCTCGAATACCAAGTGCAGAAGGCGACCGAACTGGGTGTGCGCGTGCTGTGGCCCGTGCGCACGCAGCGCACGAATGTGGAGCGCGTCAACGAAGCGCGCCTTGCGGCCATCGCGATCGAAGCGGCCGAACAGAGCGAGCGCTTGAGCGTGCCGGAGGTCCGAACGACTGCGAGCCTTGCCGCCGCCC
Protein-coding regions in this window:
- the ubiA gene encoding 4-hydroxybenzoate octaprenyltransferase, which gives rise to MTTLEDSKGERSKDAASDIPKNGWVDRFLPPALRGYARLARLDRPIGTWLLLFPCWWSIALGALPLADTAWLFALFGLGAVMMRGAGCTYNDIVDRDFDAAVARTADRPIPSGQVSAKRAAFFLLVQLLASFVILLQLSATAIWLGVASLVLVFTYPLMKRVTWWPQFFLGLAFNWGALMGYAAAVDGLDAAPILLYIGGIFWTLGYDTIYAHQDKEDDALIGVKSSALRLGNATRGALYFFYTAAAATFAAAGFAAELGTVYYAFLAAGFGQLLWQAKTGRFDDAADCLAKFKSNRLFGWLLLAGIVLGGP
- a CDS encoding 16S rRNA (uracil(1498)-N(3))-methyltransferase, whose amino-acid sequence is MGKSARKMAPNASAAQRPAARLYRAAAIAAGETTLDAAAAHYLRDVLRLVPGQIVALFNAQDGEFAARITSYDKKAAHLVVEELLRAPETDEADIWLVFAPIKRAHLEYQVQKATELGVRVLWPVRTQRTNVERVNEARLAAIAIEAAEQSERLSVPEVRTTASLAAALAHWPNDRQILLCDETGGGQALGKFLAGQDLAKPWAILIGPEGGFAPEELALLRKQSFVRPVDLGPRVLRADTAALAALAVFQAFAPDADRRPNFQAT